The proteins below come from a single Drosophila gunungcola strain Sukarami unplaced genomic scaffold, Dgunungcola_SK_2 000099F, whole genome shotgun sequence genomic window:
- the LOC128265187 gene encoding LOW QUALITY PROTEIN: trypsin eta (The sequence of the model RefSeq protein was modified relative to this genomic sequence to represent the inferred CDS: inserted 1 base in 1 codon) produces MCPSKFVVCLLLIYVNAALIPFDLNTIVPDESRESQTTPPASRNDPSASDFQFMITGGYRPHTNDLVKYVVSLRMGKSKKFFGDNHFCAGAIISQRSILTAAHCLYYDRRKLMPRKLTVIAGTPKRLVRSSTTQTVEAKRLIPHPKYKKGKSXKFDIGLVLVKKDLNLGDAVASMPLYDKAPVAGVPCTIVGWGTVIQYGPLPDEVINGEVKVLPDTFCQKLLGWTKVGMLCANDKRNTEVDSCQGDSGGPLICDNKVAGVVSFGTGCGEPDSAGIYTDVYHFRDWINENSCPRRPCPTLTLLTLMQLLLAFLGFFTGIW; encoded by the exons atgtgtCCGtccaaatttgttgtttgtttattgCTGATTTATGTAAATGCTGCTTTAATCCCGTTTGATCTTAATACAATAGTACCCGATGAATCAAGAGAATCACAGACGACTCCGCCCGCTAGTCGGAATGATCCCAGCGCCTCAGACTTCCAGTTCATGATCACGGGTGGCTATCGGCCGCACACAAATGATCTGGTCAAGTATGTAGTCTCGCTGCGAATGGGAAAATCAAAGAAGTTCTTTGGCGATAACCACTTTTGCGCGGGTGCGATCATCAGCCAGCGGTCAATCTTGACGGCGGCCCACTGCCTGTATTATGA TCGCCGCAAGCTCATGCCCAGAAAATTAACGGTCATCGCTGGAACGCCGAAGAGGCTGGTGAGAAGCAGCACCACTCAAACTGTAGAAGCGAAGAGGCTTATACCGCACCCCAAGTACAAAAAGGGAAAAT CAAAATTTGACATCGGCCTTGTGTTGGTGAAGAAGGATCTGAACTTGGGGGATGCTGTCGCCAGCATGCCTCTGTATGACAAGGCCCCGGTGGCCGGGGTCCCATGCACCATTGTCGGCTGGGGCACGGTCATACAG TACGGGCCACTTCCCGATGAAGTCATCAACGGCGAGGTGAAAGTTTTGCCAGATACCTTCTGCCAGAAGCTCCTAGGCTGGACCAAGGTGGGTATGCTCTGCGCCAATGACAAGAGGAACACCGAAGTGGACAGCTGCCAAGGCGACTCCGGTGGGCCGCTTATCTGTGACAATAAGGTGGCCGGCGTCGTATCCTTCGGCACGGGTTGTGGTGAGCCCGATTCAGCCGGAATCTACACCGATGTCTACCACTTCAGGGATTGGATCAACGAGAACTCATGCCCCCGGAGGCCGTGTCCAACGTTGACGCTGTTGACCCTAATGCAGCTTCTGCTGGCCTTCCTTGGCTTTTTTACGGGTATATGGTAG
- the LOC128265185 gene encoding protein a6: MNQRHSEPFYISPRLFDNRRLKRRRCRWMECLRERQRVCMAQTRTQAQASKTDRLSQQQRRYMAATLPADVTIDLLSDNDDDLEAAGPSTAAGHNRIPNPSPCRPHVRQRRHRVGRRKASTHSYTVTESILITSDDEHNIQEARRPQLCMRSPPPLAPLTLSETIEEITVSLVPRNSTTANCQSRISGHLKPCPVLKAATNGEKIAGERGGNDTNCFLKVDVGGGISATLPDETTVHTVIANRIYELSLSKLREGLASSGVPEYTHDLLPEQLQKLSPALRAKVAPLVAPSPPTPISLKLSSDLSISLISDDDDCESSGPHASGGGFGRPAEMVHPVLVTAAEAHAAAKLLKQQQPQLSVVQHLQYVGEGIATPVALALPVMAHATASASAVALPLQLPRRRKLG; this comes from the coding sequence ATGAACCAGAGACATTCCGAACCATTCTACATATCGCCACGGCTGTTCGACAACAGGCGGCTCAAGCGGCGCCGCTGTCGATGGATGGAATGCCTGCGGGAGCGCCAGCGGGTCTGCATGGCCCAGACGCGCACCCAGGCCCAGGCTTCCAAGACTGACCGTTTGtcccagcagcagcggcgCTATATGGCTGCCACCCTACCCGCGGACGTAACCATAGACTTGCTATCAGATAACGACGACGACCTGGAGGCGGCTGGACCGTCCACTGCCGCTGGCCACAATCGCATTCCGAATCCTTCCCCCTGCCGCCCACACGTCAGGCAGCGACGGCATAGAGTGGGTAGGAGGAAGGCTAGCACCCACTCTTACACTGTGACCGAGAGCATCCTGATAACCAGCGACGACGAGCACAACATCCAGGAAGCCAGGCGCCCGCAGCTCTGCATGCGCTCGCCGCCGCCCCTTGCACCGCTCACCCTCTCGGAGACCATCGAGGAGATCACCGTTTCGCTGGTGCCGCGCAACTCCACCACTGCCAACTGCCAGTCGCGAATATCCGGCCATCTTAAGCCCTGCCCAGTGCTCAAGGCGGCCACCAACGGGGAGAAAATTGCCGGAGAAAGGGGCGGCAACGATACGAATTGCTTCCTGAAGGTGGATGTGGGCGGTGGCATCTCAGCCACGCTGCCCGACGAGACCACCGTGCATACGGTCATCGCCAACCGCATATACGAACTCTCGCTAAGCAAGCTTCGGGAAGGCCTGGCCTCTAGTGGAGTGCCGGAGTACACACACGACCTGCTGCCGGAACAGCTGCAGAAATTGTCGCCTGCATTGCGCGCCAAAGTGGCACCACTGGTGGCGCCCTCGCCGCCTACGCCCATCTCCCTAAAACTGTCCAGCGACCTCAGCATATCACTGATCTCAGACGACGACGACTGCGAGAGCAGCGGCCCACATGCCAGTGGAGGCGGGTTTGGTCGACCAGCCGAGATGGTGCATCCTGTCCTGGTGACGGCGGCAGAGGCACACGCTGCTGCGAAGTTGCTtaaacagcagcagccgcagctcTCGGTCGTACAGCACCTGCAGTACGTCGGAGAGGGAATCGCGACACCCGTTGCTCTGGCCCTCCCGGTGATGGCGCACGCCACCGCGTCCGCTTCCGCAGTAGCTCTGCCGCTGCAGCTTCCGCGCCGCCGGAAGCTGGGATGA